Proteins from one Patescibacteria group bacterium genomic window:
- a CDS encoding class II fructose-bisphosphate aldolase family protein has protein sequence MIVPIKQIVNKAKDKKYAVGAFNTSNLEITIAIVRAAVKMKSPVIIQTSHSAIKYSNLPTLFNLITNLANTIGKTVPVAIHLDHGKDIPVIKQCVDIGYNSVHIDASEKDYASNIHLSRQIADYGHKKKIWVQAELGSILGKEGLVKLETGEINMKDLMTDPYKAQDFVSRTKVDTLAISVGTIHGSFKGIEKVDQARLKKIRELVNIPLVLHGGSGLSPKIFKKAIKNGVSIINIDTNLRLAFKKALKNSLSKDSNMIDPRSILAPSTEAMQKEVEKMINIFGSKNKA, from the coding sequence ATGATAGTGCCAATCAAACAAATTGTTAATAAAGCCAAGGATAAAAAATATGCAGTCGGGGCTTTTAATACTTCCAATTTGGAAATAACCATAGCTATTGTAAGAGCGGCTGTCAAAATGAAATCCCCGGTTATTATTCAAACTTCTCATTCAGCTATTAAATATTCCAACTTGCCGACCTTGTTTAACCTAATAACCAATTTGGCTAACACTATTGGTAAAACAGTTCCGGTGGCTATCCATCTAGATCATGGTAAAGATATACCAGTTATTAAACAATGTGTTGATATTGGTTATAATTCGGTTCATATTGATGCCTCAGAAAAGGATTATGCTAGCAATATTCATCTTAGTCGCCAGATTGCTGATTATGGGCACAAAAAGAAGATTTGGGTGCAAGCTGAGCTGGGTTCTATCTTGGGCAAAGAGGGTCTGGTCAAATTAGAAACTGGTGAAATAAACATGAAGGATTTGATGACCGATCCATACAAAGCTCAGGATTTTGTAAGCAGGACCAAGGTTGACACCTTGGCAATATCGGTCGGTACAATTCACGGCTCTTTTAAGGGTATAGAAAAAGTAGATCAAGCACGCTTGAAAAAAATAAGAGAATTGGTTAATATACCTCTTGTTTTGCATGGTGGTTCAGGCTTGTCACCAAAGATATTTAAAAAAGCCATCAAAAATGGTGTTAGTATTATAAATATTGATACAAATCTGCGTCTGGCTTTTAAAAAGGCTCTAAAAAATAGTTTAAGTAAAGACAGTAATATGATTGACCCTAGGAGTATTTTGGCGCCGTCAACTGAGGCTATGCAAAAGGAAGTCGAAAAAATGATAAATATATTTGGCAGTAAAAATAAAGCCTAA
- a CDS encoding tetratricopeptide repeat protein, producing the protein MIDIILIVLIVLSLAFIIWLMIRKIPRLKNVNVDNLPEVRSRKQKEAILKSRLEREWLDVWFRLKGLTTPAKGKVGDVFSQYYQRLKSVEKDIRRRGFERLTSSVDRSQVVDKILVEAKQFINSEEYQKAEETLLDVLNIDQHNIEAYTLLAEVYRARKEFVQAKETLEYLLKLTHNEDAAVYYSLGDLARKRGNLKQAEEEYKKSISLSEDNYLYFLALSEVYLDLEEEEKAMQSAQRALLLSPNNPKILDFLINLSIIMSDKELASGYLDKLKEVNPDNKKILDFNERIDNLK; encoded by the coding sequence ATGATTGATATAATACTAATAGTATTAATAGTTTTATCCCTAGCTTTTATAATTTGGCTGATGATTCGCAAAATTCCTCGTTTGAAAAATGTAAATGTGGATAATTTGCCGGAAGTCAGAAGCCGCAAACAAAAAGAAGCTATTTTAAAAAGCCGACTGGAAAGAGAATGGCTTGATGTTTGGTTTAGACTAAAAGGTTTGACTACGCCGGCCAAAGGCAAAGTAGGTGATGTTTTTAGTCAGTATTATCAAAGATTAAAAAGTGTAGAAAAGGACATTCGTCGTCGTGGCTTTGAGAGGCTGACATCTTCTGTCGATAGATCACAGGTAGTGGATAAAATATTGGTAGAAGCCAAACAGTTTATAAATAGTGAAGAATATCAAAAAGCAGAGGAGACTCTACTTGATGTTTTAAATATTGATCAGCATAATATAGAAGCTTATACCCTTTTGGCGGAAGTGTATCGGGCTAGGAAAGAATTTGTCCAAGCCAAGGAAACACTAGAATATTTGCTGAAACTCACTCACAATGAAGACGCGGCTGTTTATTATTCTTTGGGAGATTTGGCTCGCAAAAGAGGTAATCTCAAACAAGCTGAAGAAGAATATAAAAAATCTATATCACTTTCCGAAGATAATTATTTATATTTTTTGGCCTTGTCAGAAGTATATCTAGATTTGGAAGAAGAGGAAAAAGCTATGCAGTCAGCCCAACGGGCTTTACTCTTATCTCCAAACAATCCTAAAATTCTTGACTTTTTGATAAATCTTAGTATAATAATGTCTGATAAAGAATTGGCTTCTGGATATCTGGATAAGTTGAAAGAGGTTAATCCAGACAATAAGAAAATACTGGATTTTAATGAGCGCATTGATAATTTAAAATAG